In Acinetobacter sp. TGL-Y2, a genomic segment contains:
- a CDS encoding GNAT family N-acetyltransferase produces the protein MIKTDRLVLRQWKETDYLPFVKMGLDPDVMRYFYELLTPQKSLEMAKKIHELIQQNGWGFWAVELKETGEFIGFIGLHSQPTLFELSPCIEIGWRISKKFWRRGYAFEGARAALKYGFEELNAKKIVAFTACQNQPSEQLMMRLGMTKVMEFIHPELPTGNIYEKHVLYELDKHSFNHFFSIKVCICQYFIFPFAKGR, from the coding sequence ATGATAAAAACGGACAGATTAGTATTAAGGCAATGGAAGGAAACGGATTACTTACCCTTTGTAAAAATGGGTTTAGATCCAGATGTGATGAGATATTTTTATGAATTGTTAACTCCTCAAAAAAGTTTAGAGATGGCTAAAAAAATTCATGAACTCATACAGCAAAATGGTTGGGGCTTTTGGGCTGTAGAGCTGAAAGAAACAGGTGAGTTTATCGGATTTATTGGATTGCATAGTCAACCAACGCTATTCGAACTTTCTCCGTGTATTGAAATTGGTTGGAGAATATCAAAGAAGTTTTGGCGACGTGGTTATGCTTTTGAAGGAGCAAGGGCAGCTTTGAAGTATGGGTTTGAGGAATTAAATGCTAAAAAAATTGTTGCTTTCACCGCTTGCCAAAATCAACCATCTGAACAGCTGATGATGAGGTTAGGCATGACTAAAGTTATGGAATTCATTCACCCTGAATTACCCACAGGGAATATCTACGAAAAACATGTTCTATATGAGTTGGATAAGCACTCATTTAATCATTTTTTTAGTATTAAAGTATGTATATGCCAATATTTCATATTTCCATTTGCTAAGGGACGATAG